In Deltaproteobacteria bacterium, one DNA window encodes the following:
- a CDS encoding cold-shock protein → MTKGTVKWFSNKKGYGFIEQDDGGDIFVHYSSIETPGFKTLEGGDRVTFDVEESERGPEAKNVKKD, encoded by the coding sequence TTGACAAAAGGCACCGTGAAGTGGTTCAGCAACAAGAAAGGGTACGGGTTCATCGAACAAGACGATGGAGGGGACATCTTTGTTCACTATTCCTCTATCGAAACACCTGGGTTCAAAACTCTCGAAGGAGGAGACCGGGTGACCTTTGATGTGGAAGAAAGTGAGCGAGGCCCTGAAGCCAAGAACGTTAAGAAGGATTAA
- a CDS encoding alkaline phosphatase family protein, translating into MQKKVLIMGLDCAEPGLVFDQWRTDLPNLSAMMDQGLYGPLRSTIPPITVPAWASMLTSKDPGQLGLYGFRNRKDYSYDALYLANSSHIKETTLYQLLSRNRLTAILLGVPQSYPPRPLKGIMVSSFLAPNKEVQFTYPDEFKTELDEAAGGDYMIDVDEFRTEDKDRLLAQIRKMTDARFKAAEYLLFRKDWDFFMMVEMGVDRIQHGFWRYHDQMHRLYEPGNRYEFVIRDYYRELDAKIGRLVELAPAGTMLLVVSDHGARTMVGGFSINQWLIREGYLTLKETPKTAVRLTPNMVDWSGTRVWGEGGYYGRLFFNVAGREPQGQIRPEDYEKLRSEIKDQLENQVDHLNKPMGTRVFKPEEIYRAVRNVPPDLIVYFGNLAWRSVGLVGQDQPLYTFENDIGPDDANHAQDGLLIMTVKEGDLNRSPGQRRGLNIYDVAPTVLDYLGLDPRSDMIGRVIR; encoded by the coding sequence ATGCAAAAGAAGGTGCTTATTATGGGCCTGGATTGCGCTGAACCGGGCCTCGTATTCGATCAGTGGCGGACCGATCTCCCGAACCTGTCAGCCATGATGGACCAGGGTCTGTATGGCCCGCTGAGGAGCACCATTCCGCCTATTACCGTCCCGGCCTGGGCCTCCATGCTGACCAGCAAGGACCCGGGCCAGCTAGGTCTGTATGGTTTTCGGAACCGCAAGGATTATTCCTATGACGCCCTTTACCTGGCAAATTCGAGCCACATTAAAGAGACAACGCTTTATCAGCTCCTTTCCCGCAATCGGCTTACAGCCATCCTGCTGGGCGTGCCTCAAAGTTATCCCCCCCGGCCGCTAAAGGGGATTATGGTCTCCAGCTTTCTGGCGCCGAACAAGGAGGTGCAATTCACATATCCTGATGAGTTCAAAACTGAACTGGACGAAGCTGCCGGTGGTGACTACATGATTGATGTGGATGAATTTCGTACCGAGGATAAGGACCGGCTCCTGGCCCAGATCCGCAAGATGACTGATGCTCGTTTTAAGGCCGCGGAATATCTTCTCTTCAGGAAAGATTGGGATTTCTTTATGATGGTTGAGATGGGCGTGGATCGCATCCAGCACGGTTTCTGGCGTTATCACGATCAGATGCATCGTCTTTATGAACCGGGCAACAGGTACGAGTTTGTAATCCGGGACTACTACAGGGAGCTGGACGCCAAAATCGGGCGGCTGGTCGAGCTTGCCCCGGCAGGAACCATGCTCCTGGTCGTCTCGGATCACGGAGCCCGGACCATGGTCGGAGGTTTCTCCATTAACCAATGGCTGATCAGGGAAGGGTATCTTACGCTCAAAGAAACACCGAAGACTGCGGTGCGGCTGACTCCAAATATGGTTGACTGGTCAGGCACAAGGGTCTGGGGTGAAGGCGGGTACTACGGCCGCCTCTTTTTTAATGTGGCCGGCCGGGAGCCTCAAGGTCAGATCCGGCCTGAAGATTATGAAAAGCTTCGCAGCGAAATCAAGGACCAGCTTGAAAACCAGGTGGATCACCTGAACAAACCCATGGGAACCCGGGTTTTCAAGCCGGAGGAAATATACCGCGCCGTAAGGAACGTGCCTCCTGATCTTATCGTTTATTTTGGAAATCTGGCCTGGCGGTCAGTAGGTCTCGTGGGCCAAGATCAGCCTCTTTATACCTTTGAGAATGACATTGGCCCTGATGACGCCAATCATGCCCAGGACGGTCTCCTGATCATGACCGTCAAAGAGGGGGATTTGAACCGGTCGCCTGGGCAGCGAAGGGGGCTTAATATTTACGACGTTGCCCCCACCGTCCTGGATTACCTTGGCCTGGACCCCCGGTCAGACATGATCGGGCGCGTCATAAGGTAA
- the gltX gene encoding glutamate--tRNA ligase yields MNKIRTRFPPSPTGYLHIGGARTALFNWLLARANKGAFILRIEDTDVQRSTEEATAAVLESLTWLGLDWDEGPYFQSQRIEIYLEYIERLLDFGRAYYCHCTPDELTSRREQVLKQGGKPKYDGKCRDKGLGPGPEAVVRFKGPLTGTTGWNDLIKGHIVMDNAELDDLVILRSDGLPTYNFAVVVDDLTMDITHVLRGDDHVNNTPRQILLYKALEASPPEFGHVPLILGVDRARLSKRHGATSVLAYRETGYLPEALVNYLVRLGWSFGDQEIFSREELIEKFSLDNVGRSAGIFDIEKLNWLNAHYLKEADPVRLAELVMPFLQQKGLSSPDRDYLTRAVVTLQPRAKTLDELADGAKFYLVDDDKIEYESKAARKFLKLDLTPVMADLIERVKALDAFTEKGLESLFEDLVKRHDIKLGKIAQAVRLALTGRSASPGLFEIMSILGKNRVLARLKKAQKYMAALPGA; encoded by the coding sequence ATGAATAAGATTCGAACCCGTTTCCCTCCCAGCCCCACCGGTTACCTGCATATCGGCGGGGCAAGAACCGCTCTGTTTAACTGGCTCCTGGCCAGGGCTAACAAGGGCGCCTTTATCTTGCGTATCGAGGACACTGACGTTCAGCGTTCAACCGAGGAAGCCACTGCGGCCGTGCTGGAGTCATTGACTTGGCTGGGGCTGGACTGGGACGAAGGGCCGTATTTCCAAAGCCAGCGCATTGAAATCTACCTGGAATATATTGAAAGGCTGCTCGATTTTGGGCGAGCCTACTACTGCCACTGCACGCCTGATGAGCTTACCTCCCGCCGCGAACAGGTCCTCAAACAGGGCGGGAAACCCAAGTATGATGGCAAGTGTCGAGATAAGGGCCTCGGACCTGGACCAGAGGCGGTGGTACGCTTCAAAGGCCCCCTGACCGGAACCACGGGCTGGAACGATCTGATCAAAGGTCACATCGTCATGGACAATGCTGAACTGGACGACCTGGTCATCCTCAGAAGCGACGGCCTGCCGACTTATAACTTTGCAGTGGTCGTGGATGATCTGACCATGGACATCACGCACGTGCTGCGCGGTGACGACCACGTGAACAACACCCCGCGTCAGATTCTGCTTTATAAGGCCCTTGAGGCTTCGCCTCCTGAGTTCGGGCACGTGCCTCTGATCCTGGGCGTTGACAGGGCGCGCCTCTCCAAGCGGCACGGGGCCACTTCTGTACTGGCCTACAGAGAAACCGGCTATCTGCCAGAAGCCCTGGTGAACTATCTGGTGCGATTGGGCTGGTCTTTTGGCGATCAGGAGATATTCAGCCGGGAGGAGTTGATTGAAAAATTCAGCCTGGATAACGTCGGCCGGTCAGCCGGGATATTTGACATTGAAAAGCTTAACTGGCTCAATGCCCATTACCTCAAGGAGGCCGACCCGGTCCGTCTGGCCGAATTGGTCATGCCCTTTCTCCAGCAGAAAGGCCTGTCCAGCCCGGACAGGGACTATTTAACCCGGGCCGTGGTTACGTTGCAGCCTCGGGCCAAGACCCTGGACGAACTGGCCGATGGGGCAAAATTCTATCTGGTGGATGACGATAAGATCGAGTATGAATCCAAGGCGGCCAGGAAATTTTTGAAACTCGATTTAACCCCGGTTATGGCCGATCTGATCGAGCGGGTCAAAGCCCTTGATGCTTTTACTGAAAAGGGCCTGGAGTCTCTTTTCGAGGACCTGGTTAAGAGGCACGATATCAAACTCGGGAAGATCGCCCAGGCGGTGCGGCTCGCCCTGACCGGGCGGTCGGCCAGCCCGGGTCTGTTCGAGATCATGAGTATTTTAGGTAAGAATCGCGTTTTGGCCCGGCTGAAAAAGGCTCAAAAATACATGGC